One part of the Denticeps clupeoides chromosome 16, fDenClu1.1, whole genome shotgun sequence genome encodes these proteins:
- the lyve1a gene encoding lymphatic vessel endothelial hyaluronic acid receptor 1a isoform X1, whose product MTHICITTLIHLAISTLLIASSQITVFPTTGTISGVFVVSRTAPNSKQQVYSFNASAARDVCQDLGASIATKAQVAQALTQGLETCRFGWVDEQIAIIPRLHPRPLCGQNKTGVIPWRSPLTNRFDVFCFNATDLELQLNITSTEPFTSSSSVHPLIRKSTLSAVSTSPLLGASIAPNSTFHPEEPGQAKSQTSTHSSRRVVMMALPVVFTMASVCLLAAVAYFGRKNGCVARLVKTPKKGHSETEECSPNERISLETP is encoded by the exons ATGACCCACATCTGCATCACGACGCTCATTCATCTGGCCATCTCCACACTTCTCATCGCCTCAAGTCAAATTACAG TGTTCCCCACCACTGGCACCATCTCAGGGGTGTTTGTTGTCTCCCGTACGGCACCGAACTCGAAGCAGCAGGTTTATTCGTTCAACGCCTCGGCAGCAAGAGACGTGTGCCAGGATCTGGGCGCGAGCATCGCAACCAAAGCGCAGGTGGCGCAGGCTCTCACACAGGGTCTGGAGACATGCAG GTTCGGCTGGGTAGATGAACAGATAGCTATAATCCCCCGGCTACACCCCAGACCACTTTGTGGCCAAAACAAGACTGGAGTCATTCCGTGGCGCAGCCCCCTGACCAACCGCTTTGATGTGTTCTGTTTCAACGCCACAG ACTTGGAGCTACAACTGAACATCACAAGTACCGAACCATTCACCTCCTCATCCTCAGTTCATCCTCTCATTCGCAAATCTACGCTTTCAGCCGTCTCCACCTCCCCCCTTCTCGGTGCATCTATTGCACCAAACTCCACTTTCCACCCAGAGGAGCCTGGACAGGCAAAGAGCCAGACCAGCACACATTCATCAAGGCGGG TGGTGATGATGGCCCTTCCAGTTGTCTTCACAATGGCTTCTGTCTGCCTGTTGGCTGCAGTTGCCTACTTTGGAAG AAAGAATGGTTGTGTTGCCCGATTGGTGAAGACCCCCAAGAAGGGACACTCAGAGACAGAGGAGTGCAGCCCAAATGAGAGGATTTCTTTAGAGACTCCATGA
- the lyve1a gene encoding lymphatic vessel endothelial hyaluronic acid receptor 1a isoform X2, translated as MTHICITTLIHLAISTLLIASSQITVFPTTGTISGVFVVSRTAPNSKQQVYSFNASAARDVCQDLGASIATKAQVAQALTQGLETCRFGWVDEQIAIIPRLHPRPLCGQNKTGVIPWRSPLTNRFDVFCFNATDLELQLNITSTEPFTSSSSVHPLIRKSTLSAVSTSPLLGASIAPNSTFHPEEPGQAKSQTSTHSSRRVVMMALPVVFTMASVCLLAAVAYFGRMVVLPDW; from the exons ATGACCCACATCTGCATCACGACGCTCATTCATCTGGCCATCTCCACACTTCTCATCGCCTCAAGTCAAATTACAG TGTTCCCCACCACTGGCACCATCTCAGGGGTGTTTGTTGTCTCCCGTACGGCACCGAACTCGAAGCAGCAGGTTTATTCGTTCAACGCCTCGGCAGCAAGAGACGTGTGCCAGGATCTGGGCGCGAGCATCGCAACCAAAGCGCAGGTGGCGCAGGCTCTCACACAGGGTCTGGAGACATGCAG GTTCGGCTGGGTAGATGAACAGATAGCTATAATCCCCCGGCTACACCCCAGACCACTTTGTGGCCAAAACAAGACTGGAGTCATTCCGTGGCGCAGCCCCCTGACCAACCGCTTTGATGTGTTCTGTTTCAACGCCACAG ACTTGGAGCTACAACTGAACATCACAAGTACCGAACCATTCACCTCCTCATCCTCAGTTCATCCTCTCATTCGCAAATCTACGCTTTCAGCCGTCTCCACCTCCCCCCTTCTCGGTGCATCTATTGCACCAAACTCCACTTTCCACCCAGAGGAGCCTGGACAGGCAAAGAGCCAGACCAGCACACATTCATCAAGGCGGG TGGTGATGATGGCCCTTCCAGTTGTCTTCACAATGGCTTCTGTCTGCCTGTTGGCTGCAGTTGCCTACTTTGGAAG AATGGTTGTGTTGCCCGATTGGTGA